A single genomic interval of Amycolatopsis albispora harbors:
- a CDS encoding ArsA family ATPase — protein sequence MRILLFTGKGGVGKTTLAAATAASLAARGRKTLVVSTDPAHSLGDAFATALTGEPSEVDTALHAAQIDSRALVDDAWAELRGQLRGLLAGAGIDALDAEELTVVPGVDELLALTEVRRLAEAGPWENVVVDCGPTAETLRLLSLPEAVAGYLGRLRGLGRLSGLGRSVRRFATHLAGLRTLLTDPSVTTVRLVLTPERLVVAETRRTLTSLALRGIAVDGLIVNRLMPAPGRMPGSAAAWLRARRAQQDAVLTELTSSGLERALRRVEHRAVEPVGLPALLEIAGELYGTEDPLARSARPVAPLLSVSETEGGHELRVGVPLTRSAKVDLARVGDDLAITVDGFRRLIALPELLRPCRITGAEADSAGLVVQLEPAGGA from the coding sequence GTGCGCATCCTGCTGTTCACCGGCAAGGGGGGCGTCGGCAAGACGACGCTCGCGGCCGCCACGGCTGCCTCGCTCGCCGCGCGGGGCAGGAAGACGCTGGTGGTGTCCACCGACCCGGCCCACTCGCTCGGTGACGCCTTCGCCACCGCGCTGACCGGTGAACCGTCCGAAGTGGACACCGCGCTCCACGCCGCCCAGATCGACTCGCGGGCGCTGGTCGACGACGCCTGGGCCGAGCTGCGAGGGCAGTTGCGCGGCCTGCTGGCCGGGGCCGGGATCGACGCGCTCGACGCCGAGGAACTGACCGTGGTGCCGGGTGTGGACGAGCTGCTCGCGCTGACCGAGGTGCGGCGGCTCGCCGAGGCGGGACCGTGGGAGAACGTGGTGGTCGACTGCGGGCCGACCGCGGAAACGCTGCGGCTGCTCTCGCTGCCCGAGGCGGTCGCCGGGTATCTGGGGCGGCTGCGCGGGCTCGGCAGACTCAGTGGGCTCGGCCGGTCCGTCCGGCGCTTCGCCACCCACCTGGCCGGGCTGCGCACGCTGCTCACCGATCCGTCGGTGACCACCGTGCGGCTGGTGCTCACCCCGGAACGGCTGGTGGTCGCCGAAACCCGTCGCACGCTGACCTCGCTCGCGCTGCGCGGCATCGCGGTGGACGGGCTGATCGTCAACCGCCTGATGCCCGCGCCCGGCCGCATGCCCGGTTCGGCGGCGGCGTGGCTGCGTGCCCGGCGTGCCCAGCAGGACGCCGTGCTCACCGAGCTGACCTCGAGCGGCCTGGAGCGCGCGCTGCGCCGCGTCGAGCACCGCGCGGTCGAACCGGTCGGCCTGCCCGCGCTGCTGGAGATCGCCGGTGAGCTCTACGGCACCGAAGACCCGCTGGCCCGCTCCGCGCGGCCGGTGGCGCCGCTGCTCTCGGTGTCCGAGACCGAGGGCGGGCACGAGCTGCGGGTGGGCGTGCCGCTGACCCGCTCGGCGAAGGTGGACCTGGCCAGGGTCGGCGACGACCTGGCGATCACGGTGGACGGGTTCCGCCGGCTGATCGCCCTGCCCGAGCTGCTGCGCCCGTGCCGGATCACCGGTGCGGAAGCCGATTCCGCCGGGCTGGTGGTCCAGCTCGAGCCGGCCGGAGGTGCCTGA
- a CDS encoding SRPBCC family protein, with protein sequence MAEQSTQSIEVDASPERIMEVIADFPAYPEWTKAVRETEVLAEAEGGRAKQVKLTLDAGPVKDVYTLEYDWAPDGLSVSWHLVKGQMQKAQNGRYLLEPLGEGRTKVTYTLSVELALPMIGLLRRKAEKMIMDTALKELKRRAEG encoded by the coding sequence ATGGCCGAGCAGTCCACGCAGTCCATCGAGGTCGACGCGTCGCCGGAGCGGATCATGGAGGTGATCGCGGACTTCCCGGCCTACCCGGAGTGGACCAAGGCCGTCCGCGAGACCGAGGTGCTGGCCGAGGCCGAGGGCGGCCGCGCCAAGCAGGTGAAGCTGACCCTCGACGCCGGTCCGGTGAAGGACGTCTACACCCTGGAGTACGACTGGGCGCCCGACGGGCTCTCGGTCAGCTGGCACCTGGTCAAGGGCCAGATGCAGAAGGCGCAGAACGGGCGGTACCTGCTCGAGCCGCTGGGCGAGGGGCGGACCAAGGTCACCTACACGCTGTCGGTGGAACTGGCCCTGCCGATGATCGGACTGCTGCGCCGCAAGGCGGAGAAAATGATCATGGATACCGCGCTGAAGGAGCTCAAGCGCCGAGCCGAGGGCTGA
- a CDS encoding metallophosphoesterase family protein, with amino-acid sequence MRVHVVSDVHGNADALARAGDGADALIVLGDLLDFVDYRRHGNGILGTLFGEEKVSEFARLRREGTRDETVAFARSLWGSLADPGGAVDEAIREQYEKLFAALTAPVYLTPGNVDTPALWPEFAGPGAQILDGEVAEIGGLRVGFVGGALLPDGVKPRPNPVWRPYLRPREEFDASVAKLTDIDVLCSHIPPAVPQLTYDVVARRAEPGSDALLELIRSEQPRWSVFGHVHQPLAARARLGRTECRNVGHFKETAQPYVLRW; translated from the coding sequence ATGCGGGTACACGTGGTGTCGGACGTGCACGGCAACGCCGACGCGCTGGCACGGGCCGGTGACGGTGCCGACGCGCTGATCGTGCTGGGGGACCTGCTCGACTTCGTCGACTACCGGCGGCACGGCAACGGCATTCTCGGCACGCTGTTCGGCGAGGAGAAGGTGTCCGAGTTCGCCCGGCTGCGCCGGGAGGGCACCCGCGACGAGACGGTCGCCTTCGCGCGCTCGCTCTGGGGCAGCCTCGCCGACCCCGGCGGTGCCGTCGACGAGGCGATCCGCGAGCAGTACGAGAAGCTGTTCGCCGCGCTCACCGCCCCGGTCTACCTGACCCCCGGCAACGTCGACACGCCCGCGCTGTGGCCCGAGTTCGCCGGTCCCGGTGCCCAGATCCTGGACGGCGAGGTGGCCGAGATCGGCGGCCTGCGGGTCGGCTTCGTCGGCGGCGCGCTGCTGCCGGACGGGGTCAAGCCGCGGCCGAACCCGGTCTGGCGGCCGTACCTGCGCCCCCGGGAGGAGTTCGACGCGTCGGTGGCGAAGCTGACCGACATCGACGTGCTGTGCAGCCACATCCCGCCGGCGGTGCCCCAGCTGACCTACGACGTGGTGGCGCGACGCGCCGAGCCGGGCTCGGACGCCCTGCTCGAACTCATCCGTTCCGAGCAGCCGCGCTGGTCCGTTTTCGGCCATGTGCACCAGCCGCTGGCCGCGCGTGCGCGGCTCGGCCGGACCGAGTGCCGCAACGTCGGCCACTTCAAGGAGACGGCCCAGCCGTACGTGCTGCGCTGGTAG
- a CDS encoding polyketide cyclase / dehydrase and lipid transport, whose amino-acid sequence MPASNQAPPALDIVDETFLAVPPPTVAAAFADPRSWPRYWPDLVLEVYTDRGDRGLRWTVRGALVGTMEVWLEPVLDGTLLHYFLRATPTREVTQRELRREFDRRARAAKAIALELKEILEDGRAPGVPPGG is encoded by the coding sequence GTGCCAGCTTCGAACCAGGCGCCGCCCGCGCTCGACATCGTCGACGAGACCTTTCTCGCGGTGCCGCCGCCGACCGTGGCCGCCGCCTTCGCCGACCCCAGGTCGTGGCCGAGGTACTGGCCGGATCTGGTGCTCGAGGTGTACACCGACCGCGGTGACCGCGGCCTGCGCTGGACCGTGCGCGGCGCGCTCGTCGGCACCATGGAGGTGTGGCTGGAGCCGGTGCTCGACGGCACGCTGCTGCACTACTTCCTCCGTGCCACGCCGACCCGTGAGGTCACGCAGCGTGAGCTGAGGCGGGAGTTCGACCGGCGCGCCAGGGCGGCGAAGGCCATCGCGCTGGAGCTCAAGGAGATCCTGGAAGACGGGCGGGCCCCCGGGGTCCCGCCGGGGGGTTGA
- a CDS encoding AMP-dependent synthetase/ligase, with protein sequence MREFSAPAARKVSEEESLADVVWSNAERFGDVISFRRLVDGSWLDVTAREFAAEVLSAAKGLVAAGIEPGDRVGLMSKTRYEWTLLDFAIWAAGAVTVPIYDTSAAEQVHWILSDAQAKAVFVETAEHHATLEEVRSRLGSLEHAWQIEGATPALAELGKLGAGISDDDLHARRKSVKSADLATIVYTSGTTGRPKGVELTHHNLLSEIQGAIQAFPQLMEQGNSLLVFLPLAHVLARALALTGVTARVTLGHTSDVKNLVADLGTFRPTFVVAVPRVFEKVYNGAKQKAHGDGKGKIFDAAEATAVAYSQAKDSGGLGIGLRVKHAVFDKLVYSKLRAALGSRCIAAVSGGAPLGARLAHFFRGIGVPVFEGYGLTETSAASNVNTEAAFRVGTVGRPIAGTSVRIAEDGEVLLSGEVVFSGYWNNPEATAESLKDGWFHTGDLGELDDDGFLKITGRKKEIIVTAGGKNVAPSGLEDSLKAHPVISQAMVVGDARPYISALITIDEEYFPSWKSQHGKPEGATVAELADDADLRAEVQAAVDEANRLVSHAESIKKFVILPQDFTEAGGEVTPSLKLKRNVVTKNYAGDIETLYAK encoded by the coding sequence GTGCGCGAATTCAGCGCTCCCGCTGCCCGGAAGGTGTCCGAAGAGGAGAGCCTCGCCGACGTCGTGTGGTCCAACGCCGAGCGCTTCGGCGACGTGATCAGCTTCCGGCGCCTGGTCGACGGGTCGTGGCTCGACGTGACCGCGCGGGAGTTCGCCGCCGAGGTGCTCTCCGCGGCCAAGGGCCTGGTCGCGGCCGGGATCGAGCCGGGCGACCGGGTCGGGCTGATGTCCAAGACCCGCTACGAGTGGACCCTGCTCGACTTCGCGATCTGGGCGGCCGGCGCGGTCACCGTGCCGATCTACGACACCTCGGCCGCCGAGCAGGTGCACTGGATCCTCTCCGACGCGCAGGCCAAGGCGGTTTTTGTGGAGACCGCCGAGCACCACGCCACGCTGGAGGAGGTGCGCTCGCGGCTCGGCTCGCTGGAGCACGCCTGGCAGATCGAGGGCGCCACCCCGGCGCTCGCCGAGCTGGGCAAGCTGGGCGCCGGGATCAGCGACGACGACCTGCACGCGCGCCGCAAGTCGGTGAAGTCGGCCGACCTGGCCACCATCGTCTACACCTCGGGCACCACCGGCAGGCCGAAGGGCGTCGAGCTGACGCACCACAACCTGCTTTCGGAGATCCAGGGCGCGATCCAGGCCTTCCCGCAGCTGATGGAGCAGGGCAACTCGCTGCTGGTGTTCCTGCCGCTGGCGCACGTGCTGGCCAGGGCGCTGGCGCTGACCGGGGTGACCGCGCGGGTGACGCTCGGGCACACCTCCGACGTGAAGAACCTGGTCGCCGACCTCGGCACCTTCCGGCCGACGTTCGTGGTCGCCGTGCCGCGGGTGTTCGAGAAGGTCTACAACGGCGCGAAGCAGAAGGCGCACGGCGACGGCAAGGGCAAGATCTTCGACGCCGCCGAAGCCACCGCGGTCGCCTACAGCCAGGCCAAGGACAGCGGCGGGCTGGGCATCGGGCTGCGGGTCAAGCACGCGGTGTTCGACAAGCTGGTCTACTCGAAGCTGCGGGCCGCGCTGGGCAGCCGGTGCATCGCGGCGGTGTCCGGCGGGGCGCCGCTGGGCGCGCGGCTGGCGCACTTCTTCCGCGGCATCGGCGTGCCGGTGTTCGAGGGCTACGGGCTGACCGAGACCTCCGCGGCCTCCAACGTCAACACCGAGGCCGCCTTCCGCGTCGGCACCGTCGGCAGGCCGATCGCCGGCACCTCGGTGCGGATCGCCGAGGACGGCGAGGTGCTGCTCTCCGGTGAGGTGGTCTTCTCCGGCTACTGGAACAACCCGGAGGCCACCGCCGAATCGCTCAAGGACGGCTGGTTCCACACCGGCGACCTCGGCGAGCTGGACGACGACGGCTTCCTCAAGATCACCGGCCGCAAGAAGGAGATCATCGTGACCGCGGGCGGCAAGAACGTCGCCCCGTCCGGGCTCGAGGACAGCCTCAAGGCGCACCCGGTGATCAGCCAGGCCATGGTGGTCGGCGACGCGCGGCCCTACATCAGCGCGCTGATCACCATCGACGAGGAGTACTTCCCGTCGTGGAAGAGCCAGCACGGCAAGCCGGAAGGCGCCACGGTGGCCGAGCTGGCCGACGACGCCGACCTGCGGGCCGAGGTGCAGGCCGCGGTGGACGAGGCGAACCGCCTGGTCTCGCACGCGGAGTCGATCAAGAAGTTCGTCATCCTGCCGCAGGACTTCACCGAGGCCGGTGGTGAGGTCACGCCGAGCCTGAAGCTCAAGCGCAACGTGGTGACCAAGAACTACGCCGGCGACATCGAGACGCTGTACGCGAAGTAG
- a CDS encoding TetR/AcrR family transcriptional regulator, protein MSEPSAPWNIWMRPEWSGRGPKPSYSRAQIADTAIRLADADGIEALSMRKVAAELGTGAMTIYRYVPNKEELLELMIDQCFAGAELPPRTGDWRADISELLRGHRATLLRHPWLSRMTVSRSSAGPNMLRRMEFGMSILDKLGLGTGSVLETFLVLAAWVSGSTDAELAEREARRRSGADRDAAHAAIAPYVEQVVGNGEYPYFERTVREGGFRSPEERFESALKLILDGIEANLPGK, encoded by the coding sequence ATGAGCGAGCCCAGTGCCCCGTGGAACATCTGGATGCGGCCCGAATGGAGCGGCCGCGGCCCGAAGCCGTCCTACAGCCGGGCGCAGATCGCGGACACCGCCATCCGGCTCGCCGACGCCGACGGCATCGAGGCGCTGTCCATGCGCAAGGTGGCCGCGGAGCTGGGCACCGGCGCGATGACCATCTACCGCTACGTGCCGAACAAGGAGGAACTGCTCGAGCTGATGATCGACCAGTGCTTCGCCGGGGCGGAGCTGCCGCCGCGCACCGGTGACTGGCGGGCCGACATCAGCGAGCTGCTGCGCGGGCACCGGGCCACCCTGCTGCGGCACCCGTGGCTCAGCCGGATGACCGTCAGCCGCTCCAGTGCCGGGCCGAACATGTTGCGCCGCATGGAGTTCGGCATGTCCATTTTGGACAAACTGGGGCTGGGCACCGGGTCGGTGCTGGAGACCTTCCTGGTGCTGGCCGCCTGGGTCTCCGGTTCCACCGACGCCGAGCTGGCCGAGCGCGAGGCACGCCGCCGCTCCGGCGCGGACCGCGACGCCGCGCACGCCGCGATCGCGCCCTACGTCGAGCAGGTGGTGGGCAACGGCGAGTACCCGTATTTCGAGCGGACCGTGCGCGAAGGCGGGTTCCGCAGTCCGGAGGAACGCTTCGAATCCGCCCTGAAACTGATCCTGGACGGAATCGAAGCGAACCTGCCGGGGAAGTGA
- a CDS encoding ATP-binding cassette domain-containing protein, whose protein sequence is MYAPGHQPIVVAEGLRKRFGETEALSGLNLSIPAGTVYGLLGPNGAGKSTTIRVLTTLTKPDAGRAWIAGCDVATQPGEVRRRIGLAGQHAAVDQELTGRENLWMFGRLFHLTGKQAARRAAELLEQFDLTHAADRQVRTYSGGMRRRLDVIASLIIRPAVLFLDEPTTGLDPRSRNEIWDAVRTLVAGGTTVLLTTQYLDEADQLAHKIAVIDTGRVIAEGTPAQLKSRIGGRLDVVVAPTADLMRAARAMAEIARAAPDVDPDERRVSVATGSATLSLPDVLRWLNMAGIEVADIGRRTPTLDEVFLTLTHRTQPVAEARA, encoded by the coding sequence ATGTACGCACCAGGGCACCAGCCGATCGTGGTCGCGGAGGGCCTGCGGAAACGGTTCGGCGAGACCGAGGCGCTGTCCGGGCTGAACCTGAGCATTCCGGCGGGCACCGTGTACGGCCTGCTCGGGCCGAACGGCGCCGGCAAGAGCACCACCATCCGCGTGCTCACCACGCTGACCAAGCCGGACGCCGGCCGCGCCTGGATCGCCGGGTGCGACGTGGCCACCCAGCCCGGTGAGGTCCGCCGCCGGATCGGGCTGGCCGGGCAGCACGCCGCGGTGGACCAGGAACTGACCGGCCGCGAGAACCTGTGGATGTTCGGCAGGCTGTTCCACCTGACCGGCAAGCAGGCCGCGCGCCGCGCCGCCGAGCTGCTCGAGCAGTTCGACCTCACGCACGCCGCCGACCGGCAGGTGCGGACCTACTCCGGCGGCATGCGGCGGCGGCTCGACGTGATCGCCAGCCTGATCATCCGGCCGGCCGTGCTGTTCCTCGACGAGCCGACCACCGGCCTCGACCCGCGCAGCCGCAACGAGATCTGGGACGCCGTCCGCACGCTGGTGGCCGGAGGAACCACGGTGCTGCTGACCACCCAGTACCTGGACGAGGCCGACCAGCTGGCGCACAAGATCGCGGTGATCGACACCGGCCGGGTGATCGCCGAGGGCACCCCCGCGCAGCTCAAGTCCCGCATCGGCGGACGGCTCGACGTGGTGGTCGCGCCCACCGCCGACCTGATGCGCGCGGCCAGGGCGATGGCCGAGATCGCCCGCGCCGCCCCGGACGTCGACCCCGACGAGCGCCGCGTCAGCGTGGCCACCGGCTCGGCCACGCTGAGCCTGCCCGACGTGCTGCGCTGGCTGAACATGGCCGGGATCGAGGTGGCCGACATCGGCCGCCGCACGCCGACGCTCGACGAAGTGTTCCTCACCCTGACCCACCGCACCCAGCCCGTGGCGGAGGCCCGCGCATGA
- a CDS encoding ABC transporter permease, producing the protein MTTLDQPQWSKLRFTVHDGLTVFYRNLLKLKHSPGQVIAGLAFPLVAVVLFGYVFGSAIPIDNGANYREYLMPGLFVMSLTMSIAGTLTVIAKDNGLGVMDRFRSMPMSRAAVPFGQTAADLLVGATGVVVMSLCGLAFGWRAHNGIGMTLAGFGVLFLMNFAVSWVGVFLGSVIKKEETASRVGPLLMPVTMISNVFVPTDGMPDWLAVIAEWNPISATVAALRVLFGNPGIPTGPDVAWPLANPVLASVGWSVLLLLVFAPLSVRNFNRAGL; encoded by the coding sequence ATGACCACGTTGGACCAGCCGCAGTGGTCGAAGCTGCGGTTCACCGTGCACGACGGACTGACCGTGTTCTACCGGAACCTGCTCAAGCTCAAGCACAGCCCGGGCCAGGTGATCGCCGGGCTGGCGTTCCCGCTGGTCGCGGTGGTGCTGTTCGGGTACGTCTTCGGCAGCGCGATCCCGATCGACAACGGCGCGAACTACCGCGAGTACCTGATGCCGGGCTTGTTCGTGATGAGCCTGACCATGTCGATCGCCGGCACGCTGACGGTGATCGCCAAGGACAACGGGCTCGGCGTGATGGACCGGTTCCGCTCGATGCCGATGTCGCGGGCGGCGGTGCCGTTCGGCCAGACCGCGGCCGACCTGCTGGTCGGCGCCACCGGTGTGGTGGTGATGTCGTTGTGCGGGCTGGCTTTCGGCTGGCGGGCGCACAACGGGATCGGCATGACGCTGGCCGGGTTCGGGGTGTTGTTCCTGATGAACTTCGCGGTCTCGTGGGTCGGGGTGTTCCTCGGCTCGGTGATCAAGAAGGAGGAGACCGCGTCGCGGGTCGGGCCGCTGCTGATGCCGGTCACCATGATCTCGAACGTTTTTGTGCCCACGGACGGCATGCCGGACTGGCTCGCGGTAATCGCCGAGTGGAACCCGATCAGCGCCACCGTCGCCGCGCTGCGGGTGCTGTTCGGGAATCCCGGCATCCCGACCGGGCCGGACGTGGCGTGGCCGCTGGCGAACCCGGTGCTGGCTTCGGTGGGGTGGTCGGTCCTGCTGCTGCTGGTCTTCGCGCCCCTGTCGGTGCGCAACTTCAACCGCGCGGGCCTGTGA
- a CDS encoding DUF885 domain-containing protein: MGGEVSAVGQLADEFVELHFEHQPMLPLLLGLGIPERQLPDFSAEAQEGYRTRYLELGRRAEEATAETAEEETTRRTLAALARSEAARIEARVTDFSVSDMQVGPAQHLLLFLPVPSVADEAGARAHLDRLRAVPEYLSAAITRHRAGFADGLRAPEFLVDAGIASVERYLNAPDDDPLRLTPGVELPGYAEEQDRLLADVVRPALAGYRDFLAAELKPGARGADQPGICWQPDGKERYAALAKVYTTTERTPEELHATGLEMIASLAEEYRELGARVFGTEDLPEIFRRLREDPKLRWRDGEELLDAARAAIRRAEAVAPQWFGRIPEQVCEVTSIPESEAEGGTIAYYIQPPLDGSRPGVYYANTYRAEERPRHTSEAIAFHEAVPGHHFQLCTALDLDHLPLVRRIMSVDSYLEGWGLYTERLADEMGLYSDDIARFGMLTQDSMRAGRLVVDTGMHALGWSRQQAVDFLVEHTPMARLEIELEIDRYAGCPGQALAYMVGRLEIQRLRADAERELGERFDIRAFHDVVLGAGIVPLPVLEHVVRTWVASV; this comes from the coding sequence GTGGGCGGCGAAGTGAGCGCCGTCGGGCAGCTGGCGGACGAGTTCGTCGAGCTGCACTTCGAGCACCAGCCGATGCTGCCGTTGCTGCTCGGCCTCGGCATCCCGGAGCGGCAGCTGCCGGACTTCAGCGCCGAAGCGCAGGAGGGCTACCGCACCAGGTACCTGGAGCTGGGCCGCCGGGCCGAGGAGGCGACCGCGGAAACCGCCGAGGAGGAGACCACCCGCCGGACGCTGGCCGCCCTCGCGCGGTCCGAAGCAGCCAGGATCGAGGCGCGGGTGACCGACTTCTCGGTCAGCGACATGCAGGTCGGCCCGGCGCAGCACCTGCTGCTGTTCCTGCCGGTGCCGTCGGTGGCCGACGAGGCGGGCGCCCGCGCCCACCTGGACCGGCTGCGCGCGGTGCCGGAGTACCTCAGCGCGGCGATCACCCGCCACCGCGCCGGGTTCGCCGACGGCCTGCGCGCGCCGGAGTTCCTGGTGGACGCCGGGATCGCCAGCGTGGAGCGCTACCTGAACGCACCGGACGACGACCCGCTGCGCCTGACGCCGGGCGTCGAGCTGCCCGGGTACGCCGAGGAGCAGGACAGGCTGCTCGCCGACGTGGTGCGCCCGGCGCTGGCCGGGTACCGCGATTTCCTGGCCGCCGAGCTGAAGCCGGGTGCGCGGGGTGCCGACCAGCCGGGCATCTGCTGGCAGCCGGACGGCAAGGAGCGCTACGCCGCACTGGCGAAGGTGTACACCACCACCGAGCGGACGCCGGAGGAACTGCACGCCACCGGCCTGGAGATGATCGCGAGCCTGGCCGAGGAGTACCGCGAGCTGGGTGCGCGCGTGTTCGGCACCGAGGACCTGCCGGAGATCTTCCGGCGGCTGCGCGAGGACCCGAAGCTGCGCTGGCGCGACGGCGAGGAACTGCTGGACGCCGCGCGGGCGGCCATCCGGCGGGCGGAAGCCGTGGCGCCGCAGTGGTTCGGCCGCATCCCGGAGCAGGTCTGCGAGGTCACCTCGATCCCGGAGTCCGAGGCCGAGGGCGGCACCATCGCCTACTACATCCAGCCGCCGCTCGACGGTTCACGGCCGGGTGTCTACTACGCGAACACGTACCGCGCCGAGGAACGGCCGCGGCACACGAGTGAGGCGATCGCCTTCCACGAAGCCGTGCCGGGGCACCACTTCCAGTTGTGCACCGCGCTCGACCTGGACCACCTGCCGCTGGTGCGGCGGATCATGTCGGTGGATTCGTACCTGGAGGGCTGGGGCCTCTACACCGAGCGCCTGGCCGACGAGATGGGCCTGTACTCGGACGACATCGCGCGCTTCGGCATGCTGACCCAGGACTCCATGCGCGCCGGGCGGCTCGTGGTGGACACCGGGATGCACGCGCTGGGGTGGAGCCGTCAGCAGGCGGTGGACTTCCTGGTCGAGCACACGCCGATGGCGCGGCTGGAGATCGAGCTGGAGATCGACCGGTACGCGGGCTGCCCCGGACAGGCGCTGGCGTACATGGTGGGACGGCTGGAGATCCAGCGCCTGCGCGCCGACGCCGAACGCGAGCTGGGGGAGCGGTTCGACATCCGTGCCTTCCACGACGTGGTGCTGGGCGCGGGCATCGTTCCGCTGCCGGTACTGGAACACGTCGTGCGAACCTGGGTCGCCTCCGTCTAG
- a CDS encoding DUF885 domain-containing protein codes for MTEAVALADEFTDLLFEAEPLMPVLLGLDQNRPGIGDPSAEAEQAHRAKLADIADRAAAVDRSALGETDRVTLDVLISQAKAHIDGIDARLTEFTITDMFVAPAVSLLTMLPMITVTEASAEAHLGRIAAIPDYLERVADRHRAGVAAGRTPVAHLVEAAIKHLDRYLAEPSQDPLLRQAAPDEEFERRRAELLKTAVRPAFAAYRKVLADEIAAHGRPLDQVGLKWLPGGDEIYTALARKHTTTDRTPEDLHATGLRLIGELAEEYRELGGRVFGTKDLAEIFQRLRTDPALRWESADELLESARAAITRAEAEAPKWFGRIPPQQCVVEPVPEAEAPGAAAAYYLWPAADGSRPGTYFANTHQATERFRHMSEAVAFHEAIPGHHFQLSTALGLDHLPLLRRVGDFNAYSEGWGLYSERLADEMGLYSGDVARLGMLSCDSMRAGRLVVDTGLHALGWSRQQAVDYLTEHTPMPPVEIESEVDRYIAFPGQALSYMVGRLEIQRIRAAAEAAMGERFDIRAFHDLVLGGGALPLSVLDAVVTEWAAK; via the coding sequence ATGACCGAGGCCGTCGCACTCGCCGACGAGTTCACCGACCTGCTCTTCGAAGCCGAGCCGCTGATGCCGGTGCTGCTCGGGCTGGACCAGAACCGCCCCGGCATCGGGGATCCCAGCGCGGAGGCCGAGCAGGCACATCGGGCCAAGCTGGCCGACATCGCGGACCGCGCGGCCGCGGTGGACCGGTCCGCGCTCGGCGAAACCGACCGCGTCACCCTGGACGTGCTGATCAGCCAGGCCAAGGCGCACATCGACGGCATCGACGCCCGGCTCACCGAGTTCACCATCACCGACATGTTCGTCGCGCCCGCGGTGAGCCTGCTCACCATGCTGCCGATGATCACCGTGACCGAGGCCTCCGCCGAAGCGCACCTCGGCCGGATCGCGGCGATCCCGGACTACCTGGAGCGGGTCGCCGACCGGCACCGCGCCGGCGTGGCGGCCGGGCGCACCCCGGTCGCGCACCTGGTCGAGGCCGCGATCAAGCACCTGGACCGGTATCTGGCCGAGCCGTCGCAGGACCCGCTGCTGCGTCAGGCCGCGCCGGACGAGGAGTTCGAGCGCCGCCGCGCCGAGCTGCTGAAAACCGCCGTGCGGCCGGCGTTCGCCGCGTACCGGAAGGTGCTCGCCGACGAGATCGCGGCCCACGGGCGCCCGCTCGACCAGGTCGGTCTCAAGTGGCTGCCGGGCGGTGACGAGATCTACACCGCGCTCGCCCGCAAGCACACCACCACCGACCGCACCCCGGAGGACCTGCACGCCACCGGCCTGCGGCTGATCGGCGAGCTGGCCGAGGAGTACCGGGAGCTCGGCGGCCGCGTCTTCGGCACCAAGGACCTGGCGGAGATCTTCCAGCGGCTGCGCACCGATCCCGCGTTGCGCTGGGAAAGCGCCGACGAGCTGCTGGAGTCCGCGCGGGCCGCGATCACGCGGGCCGAGGCGGAGGCACCCAAGTGGTTCGGCCGGATCCCGCCGCAGCAGTGCGTGGTCGAGCCGGTGCCCGAGGCGGAGGCGCCCGGTGCCGCGGCGGCGTACTACCTGTGGCCGGCCGCGGACGGCTCGCGCCCCGGTACCTACTTCGCGAACACCCACCAGGCGACCGAGCGGTTCCGGCACATGTCCGAGGCGGTGGCCTTCCACGAGGCCATTCCCGGGCACCACTTCCAGCTCAGCACCGCGCTCGGGCTGGACCACCTGCCGCTGCTGCGCCGGGTCGGCGACTTCAACGCCTACTCCGAGGGCTGGGGCCTCTACAGCGAGCGGCTCGCCGACGAGATGGGCCTGTACTCCGGCGACGTGGCCAGGCTGGGCATGCTGAGCTGCGACTCGATGCGGGCCGGGCGGCTGGTGGTGGACACCGGGCTGCACGCGCTGGGCTGGAGCCGCCAGCAGGCGGTGGACTACCTGACCGAGCACACCCCGATGCCACCGGTGGAGATCGAGTCCGAAGTGGACCGTTACATCGCGTTCCCGGGCCAGGCGCTGTCGTACATGGTGGGGCGGCTGGAGATCCAGCGCATCCGGGCCGCGGCCGAGGCCGCCATGGGGGAGCGGTTCGACATCCGCGCCTTCCACGACCTGGTGCTCGGCGGTGGTGCGCTGCCGCTGTCCGTGCTGGACGCCGTGGTGACCGAGTGGGCGGCGAAGTGA